The DNA window acactttgtcatacaacaaccttaaataaacacataataaacattagattattttcattgaaatgtgtaaataaattgttcaactaattaaataatatttcagatgagtgaatattaccggatgtatgagtgaataCTACTGACGCCCGTATGTAGATCATTCATTATATGTGTAGTGTTGAAGAAAGAGTCCATCAAGTGAATGAGATTCATGCGGTTCTTTTCTTCACTGTTTTAAAGAGTTCAATTTTGAAGTGGTGGTTGTGCTTGTGCATGTGAGAATGGAGACAAGTATAGACAAGTGAGTATAGAGAGGTATAAAATTTGAACTCAGAAATCCCCAAAATATTTGATTCTAACATCAAAATTCTTGTTATTAGCCTTAAGTTTTAAAAGACGATGGGTAAGTGAGAGAGGGAGCGGCGCTGAAGGTGTCGGGGGTTCCATCTCCGTTTTCGTATCTTGGTTCTTGACAGCTTTTCCGGTTAGGTGCTCTTTCATGGCTGGTTTTTCTTTGTCCTTCGGTTAGCTCTGAGCATCGGTTACATCATCTCTTCAATTTCGATTTAAACTCCTGGTCTTAGGATCAGGGATCTTGTTGAGGAGGTGGGTTGTTTCGGGTGTTTTCTAGGGTTAGCCGAGGATTCTGCTTTGGATCTGGGGCTGTGCTTGTGCTTTTTCTGCTAGGTTTTTTCGATCTTGTGTAGGTTGGGTATGCAGACGGGAGGGTGGTCAAAAGTAACCTATTTGAAGCGTTCAGCGGGGCGGTGGGACACCTTTCCTTATGGGGGGAGGAACAGAAATTCTTCAAGTGGCAAAGAGGTGATTTCCATGTACATTTCAGAGTTCCCTGAGTTTTACTCTGCTAGGGAGCTTTTTGAGCTTTTCGGTTGTTCTGGCCAAGTGGTGGAGGTAGCTATTTCTCCCAGAAGAAACAAGTTCGGTAAGCGATTTGGTTTCGCTAGATTCATCGATGTAGAAGATGCTCGAACGTTAGCGGTTCGTCTGGACAATATAATTATTGATGGCAGGAAAATTCATGTATACTTGCCGAGGTTTACGAGAGTTGCTTTCGGTTCAGGAGGTAGGCGTGAGTTTTTGGAGAAGGCGAAGCATCCTCAACCACAAATTAGGCCACAGAGAGCGGAAGTGGGGAAGAGTAGGGGCAATTGGCAAGCTGGTCCTATCAGTAATAATCCACTTTCCTATGCTGAGGCTGTGGCTTCTGAGAATTCTGGTTTTGTATCAAAAGTGAATGAGCAGGTCCTTTTCGATTTCAATTCTGATTATGTTCTTAGAGGTAGGATGGAGAAGGCTTATGTGGGTAAGGTTTGTATTCCGGGGTCTGCGTACACAATTCAAACTCACATGGAATTGGACGGGGTTTACGCGATTAAAGTAACTCCATTAGGCGGTAATTGTTGTTTGCTCGAAGAAAGGGAAGAAGGGTTCATTGAAGACTTGATTGGTGAAGGCGAGACTTGGTGGAAGTCTTGGTTTTCCGAAGTCAAGAAGTGGGAGGCGGATACGATAGACAAAGGTAGGGACGCGTGGTTTCGAATTTATGGTACTCCAGCTCATGTGTGGAGTTCTGAGTTTTTCGTAGCTTTGGCCAAAAATTGGGGGAGTTTCATCTGTTGGGATGAGCACACTGCTAGTGGCGAGGCTTTTGTTGTGGCTAGAGTTATGGTGAATATCCCTGTATCTTTATCGATTCCTGACTCTGTTTCGGTTAATATAGACGGAAGGAGGGTGGTTCTTTTTGTTAGGGAAGATGCGGCGGGTTTGTTTCGATCGTCGACTCGAAATCAGTTGCATAATTCTTCAGTTAGCGTGAGTTCTGACACTACAAAAAATGCTCCATTTGCGGAGGTTTTTTTTGCAATTTGAGGGGGTTTGAACCATCTTCAAATTGTTTAGCGGCAATTTTGAAAAATCCTGCAATTACGTGTGCCGCAGTATTTTTGCGGGGGTTCTATGCAAACGCTGGTATTTTATGCGGAGGTTAATTTGCAGAGGTTGTGACGTCTTTGTATGGAAATTTATTCTGCGGAGGTTTTTAACCTCCTGTATATTTCCCAAATATCAAAATGCACATTTCTACTGTGAGGGACTAGGTTATTTACCTCAATTAATTATAATGATTTCAAATATTTATGTAATTTCTTAATTTACAAAATTtgcaataaataaatcataaggCTCAAAATAATTTCTTTAAAAGTATAGTCATAAATATTAACATAAATGTACTCTAAATATTAAATGTATGAATACATCTCGAATTTCAAAATagctaaataaaaatattatactaaggaaaaaccttaaaaaaatcaATTGTTGCTTCAACTGGTTAATCATCTTGCATCCATAAACAAATTAAACCCACTTTATGCATTATTTGGCTTTTTTTATCTCTAGTTCTACTTCTGGTTAATCATCTTGCATCCATAGACAAATTAAACCCACTTTATGTATTAGTTGGACTTTTCTATCTCTAGTTTTACTTCCAGGAGTTGTTACCTACAGAAAGCAAATGGCGTAGATGTTTAATATAAATCATGTAGAAATCAATGTCTCGGAAACAAATTAACATCAAAAAGAACAATATACTACTTACTTTAAGCATCAAATGGcataaaaaagaataataaactACTTACTCTAAGTAATTTTTACAGTTTCATTTTTCTAATGAACAACCGCTGCATTTTTCATGGAGCTTCTAAGTTTCTTGGCATAAAAACAACATAAATTCTTGGTTTTAACATGAATGATTGTCTTACAAATTGCATAAACAAATCTGAAAAATATTATACTACTACCAGGAAGTAAATTATCATAACTACTTAATGGATTAGTAGAGTCATGCTAATGGTTTTAGATG is part of the Vicia villosa cultivar HV-30 ecotype Madison, WI linkage group LG2, Vvil1.0, whole genome shotgun sequence genome and encodes:
- the LOC131651443 gene encoding uncharacterized protein LOC131651443, translated to MKIVSRRTSKFRFRLRKWIDDQNLKNESKARYRLRLGMQTGGWSKVTYLKRSAGRWDTFPYGGRNRNSSSGKEVISMYISEFPEFYSARELFELFGCSGQVVEVAISPRRNKFGKRFGFARFIDVEDARTLAVRLDNIIIDGRKIHVYLPRFTRVAFGSGGRREFLEKAKHPQPQIRPQRAEVGKSRGNWQAGPISNNPLSYAEAVASENSGFVSKVNEQVLFDFNSDYVLRGRMEKAYVGKVCIPGSAYTIQTHMELDGVYAIKVTPLGGNCCLLEEREEGFIEDLIGEGETWWKSWFSEVKKWEADTIDKGRDAWFRIYGTPAHVWSSEFFVALAKNWGSFICWDEHTASGEAFVVARVMVNIPVSLSIPDSVSVNIDGRRVVLFVREDAAGLFRSSTRNQLHNSSVSVSSDTTKNAPFAEVFFAI